AGTGTATAAAAACTTTGTACACTGACAGTGCACAAAACTTAAACTCATATTTTATATATTGCATGTATATGTACGGCAGAGAGAAAATCCGACgactatttgaaaaaaaaaaaagtgacggCGCTGAAGACTTGAATTTTACCTTATAAAGTACAAGTCAGGAAACGTGACGTACAATTACCTGAGGCTGTTTAAGAACAGGGTACTGTAAATTCTTTTGTGTTTTTTTACCAGATAAACCGGGAGAAGTAGTTTTGGTTAACGGCAATAACCGATTGCGATGTCCGCCGTGTGGAGGATGTGGGAAAATGATCCGGCCTGACAAATACATATGGGGTGAGCTGGCTTTAGCTAAGATTATTGTGTTTTTATTTCTATCTAACTAATGAGTATATCATATACTATATACTAGAGAAAAGGTCATAAATAGtctcttatctatgggagtaggtctaaaatggtctcTTAACTATACACTtgccggttttagtcctttaactatccaaaaacttatcaaatttggtctctgtttatttatttatacaaacagcgtacaaactcataaaccttcgtgagattaatcattaaaccattcctcatacctatatttctctccatgcttctttttcctcaagttcctcttgttattttttttttttttaaaaagagcatTGTGGCACTGGTGTCGTTCTCGAGTCTCTAAAATTCGAAAAGACAAACTCAGGCACAAAATTTCTGTAACCATTCTtctcaaacactactaaaaacTGGTAAAAACCGACGGAAAGACCGACAGATTCTGTCggttttttcaataatttttttaaatcttttttttttagaaaaccgacggactgcgtcgattattttttgcacaaatgcgcaaaaaaatataattatttgttatattattttctaaaataaaccgatggagtccgtcgattttttttttttttttttttttttttataaaaaaactgACGGAGACGGAGTCCATCGATTTTTAGAGcgaaaaaacagtataaattaaatcaatgtaagtatatgaacaaaaaatatcagtggtctagtggtaaagccctttaatgccaaggaacatacccgggtttgactccaagttcctacattttattctttaattttcaaaaaaaaaaaaaaaaaaaccgacgtgagaccgatttttttttttttttttaacaaaaccgaAGGACTGGGTCAGTTTTAACCAACACAGTCCGTCGGTTACGAAATGCGAGAGAGAACTGAGGAAAAAAGTTGAGGttaaagaatgaacttgaggaaaaagaatcAGGGAGAGAGAGATATAGGTCTGTGgaatggtttaacgattaatctcacgaaggtttatgagtttgtacgctgtttgtataaaaaagtaaatggagaccaaatttgataagtttttggatagttaaaggactaaaaccggtaagtaTATAGGTAAGGGACtattttagacctactcccatagataagggactatttatggccttttctcctATATACTACTCTTTCCATCAAAAATTATGTGACACCATTTAACTAGACaggaaatttaaaaaagaaaaaagatgatTTTAAAAATTTGTGATCCAAAACAAGTCTAAGggatttgtgtgactgtaaattatctcattaaagataaaagagaaattttaaattaaattatttataaagatATAAATGTGAAATTATTTTTGGAACAAACCAAAAACGAAAATGAGCCACATAAactgggacgaagggagtaataGTTTTGTTTTGTAATTTCCTTATCTCTCATAAATATACTTTTTTTCTTTCATGTatggtaaggtctacgtacactttACCCTACCAGACCCCATATTGTTGGATTTTACTGGTATGCTATTGTTGTTCACTCTCTGGCGTCTATATTGGGCCTTGATTAATTTGAATTCATATCACGTAAGTTTCATTAAGGGGAATGCTCTTCCAGCCAGAATTTTTTTCAACTTAGAGCTCGAACCCGAGGTATTTGATTAAGAATGAAGGGATTTATTCATCCTACCGCAATCCCTGATGATTCATAAATAGTACTCATTCAAATATAACTTTTATATCATGTTATTTATTGTAGCAGATAACATATCTTATTTTAAAGCAGCAGTCTGATGCACGAAGCAATTCTCGCATTAGTAGGGTTCAGGGAAGGGCCGCACTGCAAAGGGTGTGAAGTAAACAGTCTActctaatgcaagcattagtggctgcttcACGGTTTGAACCCGTGACTTATAGATTACATAGAGACAACTTTACTGTTGCTTCAAGGCTTCCCTACTATGAATTCATCTTTTATGTGGAGTTACTTATACATATTCTTTAAATGATTTAATAatgtagatttttttttatattattggtgTATCTAATTTAAACTCATTAGTCGGAGCAATTTTTCTACTAGAAGACATAGAACTACGATAATTCGCCAAAACATTGTACGCGTTTGGACACTAATTGgttgaattaaaaaataaaataaaataagatttgaagttgaaattatAAAAGGATGTTTGGAAGTTGAGAGTTGTGATGGGGTATGAAAACATGTTTGAAGTTTATGAGTAAGAACTTAGAAAAAACTTGGACCCGTTTGAACATAGATTTTGGCTCAAAGACTTGAAATTATTTAGAGTTTATTTCAAATAAGATGTTTATCAAGTTGACTCATTATTTCAATTTCAAAGTTGAAATAtgaaatttgaaatttaaaaaagaagTTTTTCGGAGATTTTTAAATTTTCATTCACAAAACGTCAACTATGTTTTCATATTTAAACACTACTTTAACTTCTAAATACTTTTTAGGTTTATTAACTTTCATTTCAATATTACAGTTTCCATTGTTCATATGCAATGAGCGATTTATTGAATGTTTAAGAGACACTAATTAAATATATATGAACTTAAAATAGAAATATGGTAACCAGTTAAACAGAAAAAAAGATCAACATCATAACTTAAATAATGTTTTGTTCAAATTGATTCCACAAGATAGACACGAGTAGTTTATATATGGTTATCAATTTGCTTTTTGActaaaaatttataattattgaTTTTATCATGACTCACTAACTCACTATTGTTTAAGTTAAGTGTCAACTTGCTTATGGGAAAAACTTTTAATATTAAAGATTGACAATAACATTAGCAAATTGAATTGTATTTTGGTGACATTATCCAGTGCTTTAAAGATCTCCATTAATACTTTGGTTGAACCAGTGATATAAATTTATCTTTTAGTACAACTTAGGtccttgaaaaatgatttttgataatcaaaaatttattttttagaaaagaaaatatttttatcaTATTTTATTTAGACAGTAGAAGAGAAAGTGAGAGTTCATTCAATTAAGCCCCCGTTGTTATCAATAAAGATTGTATTGAGATGATATTTACTTTTCAATCTTTAATTAGAGTTGAATGGAGTTGCCTTTGATAAAGGGGCGTTTGATCCGAGGAGGAGTAGAGATTTCAACTTTATGGGTTCTGAATTTTAGAATAAGATTTCAAGTGATAATATCTGAGTTATAAATTTAATATTTGGATATATTTAATGAATGTTTTAATACAAATACACTGTTTGAGCAAAAGCTATTTGGTTCGGTCAAACCCGCATCAAGACTTCTAGCTCCCCTTGTTTTACTCCTAAATTAGTGAATTTTTTCTAACGCAAATTCATATTAGTCGAACTTCAAAACAAGTATCTAACACCAAATTGAAAAAAGAGAAACCTCCCTAAAGTGGGTTCTGTTAACTTGAGAAAGGGACCGTTAGAAGTGTCAGCGTCAAAGTTGCATGGAATTCAACTTTGGAAAGTGAAAGCAAAACTTGAAAATGCAGACAAACAATTTATAGTAACGTAGACAAGTGCCACACATCAAAATTAATTCttgtcattttctttcttttcatacttttttcatctcttttttgtttttggtttttgacATGTTAGTGCTAcaaatattttatttttgcaGGGCTATAATTTTTAACAAAGTTAATTATTAAGCATTTGGACAACATATATTTGAGTGGATATAAGCGACGTTATATATTGATTGTCTCCTACTCACCCTATAACATTCGGTCGAACTGCCACACACCACACCCTCCACTTCCCCTGCACTGacacccccccccctcccccccaaaacaaaaaaaaataaaaattcaaactCTCTTTACACCCCATCCTCGTCATGTTTTTctagattatatataaatgctTTTGGACAAAGGCGGATTCAGTATTTGAAGTTTATGGGCTCTTAGAGTAATCTTAAATTAATTTGCAATATTAACTGAATTtacaatcaaatatttatatatgtttagTGAATTTTTTAATCGATATATAGGGTTTGAACAAATCTATTGGTTATTGTGAATGTGTAAGTAAAGCTTTGGAACTGCCCCTGCTTTTGAAACAATAATGTTTGTTTATTTACCAGACATAAAAAATAAGTatgaaattcacttatttttcggCAAAATATTTCcgtgatttttttcttttatactAAACACACCCTGAGTGCATGCAAAtcctttaaattaaaaaaataaagatgGACCAATTAGCTATTACGAAAGAGAAAAGGAGAAATTGAAGATCTATGACAAAGTTAAAATCTAGGTGAACAACTCAAAATACTCTGTTAGAATGAAAAAAGAATTCCATTGCCATCCTCCCTGTATAACTCCAGAGTAAAGTACGAAAATTCCATGCGTATAAAGTGAGAACATCAACGTGACTAAAAGTATATAAAAAAGGCATTTTTAAATTTAAAGTCATCCATAAAAGGGAACATTCCGATTAAATGAGATTCTTAATTATGTTTTTAACTTTGAAGAAActtgccatatattttttttttcttattttccatCACATGTCCCTTCCCCGGACAATGCTACCACGTTTTGTGTATCAGACTGctctttatttttcattttgtgTCTGCTATCCGTATTGGGGTCCAATCAAATCCGAATTCATGCCGAGAATATCCGCATTGAGCATAATCGCTCCTTAGCAATGTAACTTAATATTCAAGTTCGAATTCAAGACCTCTGATTAAGAAGAAGGAATACTTACCATTTTTTCGTCGATGTTTAAAAGTTGTCAAGTAAAGTATAGACAGTCAAGTGGAATATTCTAACCAATACTTCCTTAAAAAGCCGACAAATTAATTTACTCACTTATTCTATGGAAGAATCATGTATAGCTGTGTTGATTATTTATATGCCATTATTTATATCAACATTTAAGTATCCacattttctatgatgattaagTACTAAAAGCTAAGACCTCTAATGAAAGCACCAACCTAACTGATCAAGTAGCCAAGGGTCAACCCTGGATCCaccaacaaacaaacaaaaccaaaaaaaaaaaaaaaatgtaataaaaGCAACTATGACtatcttctctctttttttttttttttggtttgttaATATTGGGAATCTAATCAACTTAGCGacttattttttccttttcttttctatgCAAGGCTCATTTTTTTGTCTAGCATTTGGTAGGTAAATAACACTAATCCAAGACCATCTATATATCGATTTAGGTAAACACTATGTGGTTGGGTGcgtgtggggtggggtgggggagggggaggggcAATCAACATGAAATCCCACTTATAAAACTTATTTGTCCTACTTTCAGTGAAGTTATTTTACTGATTTTTTAACGAGTTTGTCttcctagagaaaatatttttcaaaatagcttaaccaaccaaacatgaaaaaaaaaaagagaaaaatattttccaatcaTGTGGAGATATTTGATTCAGCACGGAATAGGAAAAACTTCTTAGTTTGTATGGTAAATTGAGAAACTTGGAACTTATAGTTAAATTGTTTTCAATAAAAATATCATTTTCTTTTAGTGAATTAGTAAAAAAGATGTCACTTAAAATGGAACATAATTGAGTATTTACCTTTTTAGGTAGTGAGTGCATGCTGTCCTGTTGTGGTGGAAGGAAAGGGAACACTAGATGTGTCAATATACAACTTTGACACTACATAAATATATCCAAATTGCAAAAAGTGATTCAATAGTACAATGAACTATAGTTGTCAACCAGACCATATGTCTTATATTAATCAAATATTTCCATATTTCATGGTTttctcaaaagaaagaaagaaccaAAAACACAAGTATGCGTATGATCCTTCCAAAGAAATGTTCATAAAGGAAAAAGCTTGTTTCAGCTAGAGAAGGCTTTTAAGTTGAATTATTTTAAGCAGATAAAAAAGGACTAGTCTACTAGCAAGAATAGTATAACCTGACCTTGACTGTTGAACCAGCCTCTTAACTATTTTTTGGATATTTGGATTAGTGTAATTGGTTAATCAACAAAGCTTTATATTGTTTGTACCATATCGAGAAATGATATATACAATGAACTAGTAACAAGAATTGTTGTTGTAATGGGGCTAATAGGAGATTAGCAATTATACAATAATGCAACTTTTTATTGCTATAAGTGGGACAGTGGGCTACTcattattcaatttttttctgTCACAATCACCAAGTGTTATTTTCACGTCCTTTAGTCATAGGCAAGGCTATTTACACCTTAAGTGGGATACATTACACAATTTGGGAATACCCAAGAGCAGTAGTTCTTTTTATTTTGGGATAAGGCACTATTACCCCTGAACTATACACGAAATTGCTACGACACATCTTACCTTTCCttgggtcctattaccccctaaacttatttaaaacggaataattatccccctaaacgctgatgcccactctcatatgggagagtcacgtacactctccttgccacatgtgcatttatttattttcttttttttttaaaaaaaattcagcttacgtgtcaatttttaagaataaaaaaataaaaaactgatttttcttttaaaaaatttatttttaaaacccattttaaaaaaaaaaactgaaaacgcgaattaaaaaactgaattttctttaaaaaaataaaatttaaaaccctttttttagaaaaaaaaattgaaattttgattttttttaaaacccatatgttttaaaaaaaaaaaaaaactgaaaacatgaatttttttttaaaatatggaaaaatggatttgttaaaaatatggaaaacttgattattttttttaaaatgtcttaaaagatcttgatttcattttcttaggacacttttatttttcaaataaaatccggaaaaaaagtttttcttgtcaaaatttgaaaaaaaaactgattttttataaaattttgaaaaaattaattatttttttaaaatgtggaaaactagatttatattcatattttaagaaaatacagatttttaagaaaaaaaataaaattttccattttttatgtttctcactctctcaaagagagtgaaacacactctccttgccacgtcaaccttaagggggtaaaatattacggttttaaatagtttaggggggtgaTAGGACCAAAAATTAGTTAAGATGTGTCGTAGCAAAAACGCTACTAGATGAGGGGGTAATGATATCTTatcccttttattttctttaaaatattaGCTTAGCCAATTAAAACTTAAATCTCTCAGTGCATCATTTCAATTGactgtgcataggaaagaaaggAGGAAAAAAATGGAACAATACAGTTTAATGTACTTCCTTAGTTTGTTTAATGAAGTAATATATCAAGCATATCAGTGCCAGTTGCAGAACTTTCACCACGacattcaaaatataaagaagaaaaCACGCGACAAAGTCAATGAAACACAATTCTACTAGTGAAAGCACAACTCAAATAAACTATTATAATTGTACTTGACGAGATTTCAgctcttgaattttttttataatagcatcattagaaaTCGCATCAAATACCTCTCTTTCTACGTAAGGTACTAAGCAGCCTCTCAAAAATTCATGATCCATTCTCTCCAACATATCATTCTTGATAAACTTCACGGCTGCAAAAGCTCTTTCAACGGATGCAGTTGCAATTGGTAGAAGCAAGGCAAGTTTCACTAAGCGGAATACAAGATGATAAGTGAGATGCTTCTTTGTCtgaactaattttcttgaaaGGTCACAAAGTCCATTTACATTGGAGAACCTTCCATCAATATCACGAACATCAATAATGTAAGTCGCAAGTTGATTCTCAAGAGCACCCATACTAAACTCATCAAAGTCATCAGGATATAATTCGGCCATTCTCATTACCTTCATAATATCAAAACTAGAAAATGAGTCAATTGGATTCAAACAAGCAACTCCATGAAGCAAATCAATTGTCACCTTGTCAAAAAGATCATTGAGTTCTTGAAGTTGCCAATCAATAATTTTACAAAACACATCAACATGATAATGATGTAAGACATTATAATCGGTAGGTTTACGTCGTCTTCCAAAGGTAACATATGGCTCATCAAAATTAGGTATCAAAATGTTATGTTTGATACAAAATGTTGATACCTTATCAATAAGGGGATCCCATCCATTGTCCTTTAACTTTGGCAACATTCCCTTTGCTATTTCAACAAGTAGCATAGCATTTGCAATGTCCAGCTCCTTCTTTTGTAAGGATTCATTAAGCTCATATGTGATTGCTAAAACATCTTTCATCAAGTGCAATACAAAAGCAATCTCAAATGTTTGACTAGTTCTGAGATATCCCGATGCCCTAGCTCTTTCATCTAAAGAATGTGCATCTGTAACAATAGCATCAAGTATATCTATAATGGAGCCAAACAAAAGGATAAAATTGCTAAAAGATTTGTAGTGAGATCCCCAACTAATATCACCAGCTTTAATAAGATCAAGTTCTTGTAGCAAGTTCCTACCAGTTGTAAGCTCACCCATATCTAATGCCTCTCGAA
The sequence above is a segment of the Lycium barbarum isolate Lr01 chromosome 6, ASM1917538v2, whole genome shotgun sequence genome. Coding sequences within it:
- the LOC132600652 gene encoding uncharacterized protein LOC132600652 isoform X1 produces the protein MKKYLSQVPNPSLTPHNQPNQEANVNQLEEPLDSFQVTSYQVKHEDRVRLAASVDVVRLLIKQGMSFWGYDESESSHDRGNFLEILSWYAKRSEDVHDFVLEHAPQNDQMTSRMIQKDIVTACKIETIKAIIDELNGDYFALLVDKSFDVLHKEHMTIVLRYIDRRGFVVERIIDIVHVQDTSVLSLKMAIVDLLAHHSLSLSYVRGQCYDVESDTHDNIKGLKMLIRQENRSAHSLHCFAHQLQHTLVMVSAQCVQVGQLVLLVSNIMNVLGASFKGMDEFQVSQREKIREALDMGELTTGRNLLQELDLIKAGDISWGSHYKSFSNFILLFGSIIDILDAIVTDAHSLDERARASGYLRTSQTFEIAFVLHLMKDVLAITYELNESLQKKELDIANAMLLVEIAKGMLPKLKDNGWDPLIDKVSTFCIKHNILIPNFDEPYVTFGRRRKPTDYNVLHHYHVDVFCKIIDWQLQELNDLFDKVTIDLLHGVACLNPIDSFSSFDIMKVMRMAELYPDDFDEFSMGALENQLATYIIDVRDIDGRFSNVNGLCDLSRKLVQTKKHLTYHLVFRLVKLALLLPIATASVERAFAAVKFIKNDMLERMDHEFLRGCLVPYVEREVFDAISNDAIIKKIQELKSRQVQL
- the LOC132600652 gene encoding uncharacterized protein LOC132600652 isoform X2, yielding MKKYLSQVPNPSLTPHNQPNQEANVNQLEEPLDSFQVTSYQVKHEDRVRLAASVDVVRLLIKQGMSFWGYDESESSHDRGNFLEILSWYAKRSEDVHDFVLEHAPQNDQMTSRMIQKDIVTACKIETIKAIIDELNGDYFALLVDKSFDVLHKEHMTIVLRYIDRRGFVVERIIDIVHVQDTSVLSLKMAIVDLLAHHSLSLSYVRGQCYDVESDTHDNIKGLKMLIRQENRSAHSLHCFAHQLQHTLVMVSAQCVQVGQLVLLVSNIMNVLGASFKGMDEFQVSQREKIREALDMGELTTGRNLLQELDLIKADAHSLDERARASGYLRTSQTFEIAFVLHLMKDVLAITYELNESLQKKELDIANAMLLVEIAKGMLPKLKDNGWDPLIDKVSTFCIKHNILIPNFDEPYVTFGRRRKPTDYNVLHHYHVDVFCKIIDWQLQELNDLFDKVTIDLLHGVACLNPIDSFSSFDIMKVMRMAELYPDDFDEFSMGALENQLATYIIDVRDIDGRFSNVNGLCDLSRKLVQTKKHLTYHLVFRLVKLALLLPIATASVERAFAAVKFIKNDMLERMDHEFLRGCLVPYVEREVFDAISNDAIIKKIQELKSRQVQL